From Solwaraspora sp. WMMD1047, the proteins below share one genomic window:
- a CDS encoding alpha/beta fold hydrolase yields the protein MGEDLRWYRPVPGARFTLVCLPHAGGNATAFRGWPAFLPADVALAAACYPGRLNRYLEPAARTIAELAGLVAEAVIDLPGPVVIFGHSMGAVVAYEVTARLEAAGRPPRLLVISGREAPHLADRAPGPTHDADMLARFHALGGIPDEALDDAELRELVLAPLRADVALLDAHAAAPAPPVRTPIVAYLGVDDPGCTPAQIDGWSALTTGRFRRRLLTGDHFSVLARPGVLLSDLCEQV from the coding sequence ATGGGTGAGGACCTGCGCTGGTACCGCCCCGTGCCCGGGGCACGGTTCACGCTCGTCTGCCTACCGCACGCCGGGGGCAACGCCACGGCGTTCCGGGGCTGGCCCGCATTCCTACCGGCGGACGTGGCGCTCGCCGCGGCCTGCTACCCGGGTCGGCTGAACCGCTACCTCGAGCCGGCCGCCCGGACGATCGCCGAGCTGGCCGGACTCGTCGCCGAGGCGGTCATCGACCTGCCGGGCCCGGTGGTGATCTTCGGGCACAGCATGGGTGCCGTGGTGGCGTACGAGGTCACGGCCCGGTTGGAGGCCGCTGGCCGGCCGCCACGGCTGCTCGTGATCTCCGGCCGGGAGGCACCGCACCTGGCCGACCGGGCGCCCGGGCCGACCCACGACGCCGACATGCTCGCCCGGTTCCACGCCCTCGGTGGCATACCCGACGAGGCACTCGACGACGCCGAGCTTCGAGAACTGGTGCTGGCCCCGTTGCGGGCCGACGTCGCGTTGCTCGACGCCCACGCGGCCGCGCCGGCACCTCCGGTGCGGACCCCGATCGTGGCCTACCTCGGCGTCGACGATCCCGGGTGCACACCGGCACAGATCGACGGCTGGTCGGCGCTCACCACCGGCCGGTTCCGTCGCCGCCTGCTGACCGGCGACCACTTCTCGGTGCTGGCGCGGCCCGGCGTACTGCTGAGCGACCTGTGCGAGCAGGTCTGA
- a CDS encoding MFS transporter has translation MFRRYLSRVGLTMVMKEWLRAYVPATPSARTLMVVTITDAVGGGLYLSGSVIYFVDGIGLPAGSVGAALTVAGLAGFLASVPLGMLGDRIGTKRLLIGLQAWRALMLVALSFVTGLPGFLLAAIGLTIAARSVSPATQAVVAVVMSEKDRVTTMALMRSVRNVGYSVGAALTIPIFAADNPSAYKLIMLGNAATFVLSVLLLLRLKVPSAVPLPAGRRRFPQGVRDWPFVRLAMVNGVLSLHMTMLSVGIPLWALASGAPTWTVSLLFILNTVLTVLLQVASARGSGHPGFGDRALRRSAVALVACCVIFAAASLGDQWVAVAALTAGAVALTAGELLQSAGGWELSFRHSPADRRAEYLAAFNLGPAAIDIVGPVLLTAVVAYRSPGWLALAAVFAVAGLLVRPAVRSLG, from the coding sequence ATGTTTCGTCGTTACCTCTCCAGGGTCGGCTTGACGATGGTCATGAAAGAGTGGCTGCGCGCATACGTGCCAGCCACACCTTCCGCCCGCACATTGATGGTTGTCACCATCACCGATGCCGTGGGAGGTGGCCTCTACTTGTCCGGCTCGGTGATCTACTTCGTTGACGGGATCGGTCTGCCCGCAGGCAGCGTGGGCGCCGCGCTGACCGTCGCCGGGCTGGCCGGGTTCCTGGCCTCGGTACCACTGGGCATGCTAGGCGACCGAATTGGCACGAAACGTTTGCTCATCGGGCTACAGGCCTGGCGTGCCCTGATGCTGGTCGCATTGTCCTTCGTCACCGGTCTACCCGGTTTTCTGCTCGCCGCCATCGGTCTCACCATCGCCGCGCGATCGGTTTCGCCGGCCACCCAGGCTGTGGTTGCTGTGGTGATGAGCGAGAAAGACCGGGTGACGACGATGGCGCTGATGCGCTCGGTGCGCAACGTCGGATACTCCGTCGGCGCGGCTCTGACCATACCGATCTTCGCGGCGGACAACCCGTCGGCCTATAAACTGATCATGTTGGGCAACGCTGCGACGTTTGTGCTCTCCGTCCTGCTGCTGCTACGTCTCAAGGTGCCGAGCGCGGTCCCGCTGCCCGCTGGTCGCCGGCGCTTTCCGCAGGGAGTCCGGGACTGGCCGTTCGTGCGCCTTGCCATGGTCAACGGCGTCCTGTCGCTGCACATGACGATGCTGTCGGTCGGCATCCCGCTGTGGGCGCTGGCCAGCGGTGCTCCCACCTGGACGGTGTCGCTGCTCTTCATCCTCAACACCGTGTTGACCGTGCTGCTGCAGGTGGCCTCGGCCCGGGGCAGTGGGCATCCCGGTTTCGGCGATCGGGCGCTGCGGCGTTCCGCGGTGGCACTGGTGGCCTGCTGCGTGATCTTCGCGGCGGCGTCGCTGGGTGACCAGTGGGTGGCCGTGGCCGCGCTGACCGCCGGAGCGGTCGCCCTGACCGCCGGCGAACTCCTGCAGTCCGCCGGCGGCTGGGAACTGTCCTTCCGGCACTCTCCTGCCGACCGGCGGGCGGAGTACCTGGCGGCATTCAACCTCGGACCGGCCGCCATCGACATCGTCGGCCCCGTGCTGCTGACCGCGGTGGTGGCCTACCGCTCGCCTGGCTGGCTTGCCCTGGCCGCGGTGTTCGCCGTGGCCGGTCTACTGGTGCGTCC
- a CDS encoding ATP-grasp domain-containing protein, which produces MVGFGAGILPALNAVLPPGSLTIVEDPHVARVRQVRERMAAFPCVAELVELPVQDEDRVTEQVSRWPLPAGVTAVLPGLEYGVVGAAALAAHLGLPGAGVPAARLLRDKIELRTAAGAELAQPRWREVSSASDVLAFPAPSCVLKPANRQASLGVQLLGPGDDRAEAWRHTVGVEEPLMRAPGGPPPRYLVEERLHGPEVSAEALVQETALVFLNITAKTVLPGRYPVELGHLVPAPVDERIEKWICAAMRDLIAATGFVSGALHAEWILVDDQPHLVECAGRLPGDEIVPLIDLAYGGNLVADLVAVLSGRTPVRPDRAERGAAVRFLTAEPGLVTTVQGAEAARAVPGVVDLRLTTAPGDQVGALESSWDRLGRVLATGSDADGAAHAAAAATEKLTIRTTTTRVRVLTDPRSTVRSWARRPADPRDDWRWAAGVSDDVAFLVPDGGPALWLRGPDGVSARMDPVAVAGGAPAGRQPPAQLVGAARDAHPRFLVSSATGYGSPLTSASATATDLDTLVAALLREAKQNDATPAVLHCPAGDPLLPALVAAGFTLGVTDLYPTIELPGNGPADYLEALPKGHRDNARREIRLRGGGPAHVYLGEQARPHLATAAALSASAYRQRGEHSDDTRAIPIYGRLLDRWGDDFVLTLVEDEAGPVASAVLVVGATELLLYSAGLHLPRARAVAGYFNAAYYLPVELAYQRRLRRIRLGPTGWDTKRLRGARFTPMYSAVPTKAGALVDLLAATDQWTRAELQRLDG; this is translated from the coding sequence ATGGTTGGCTTCGGCGCCGGCATCCTGCCGGCTCTGAACGCGGTCCTGCCACCCGGCAGTCTGACCATCGTGGAGGATCCACACGTCGCGAGGGTCAGACAGGTCCGCGAGCGGATGGCCGCGTTCCCCTGTGTGGCGGAGCTCGTCGAGCTCCCCGTGCAGGACGAGGACCGCGTGACCGAGCAGGTGTCCCGCTGGCCGCTGCCCGCAGGCGTCACCGCGGTTCTGCCCGGTCTGGAGTACGGCGTGGTGGGAGCAGCGGCACTGGCAGCCCACCTCGGACTGCCCGGCGCCGGGGTCCCCGCCGCCCGGTTGCTCCGTGACAAGATCGAGCTACGGACCGCTGCGGGCGCCGAACTCGCCCAGCCGCGGTGGCGAGAGGTGAGCTCGGCGAGCGACGTGCTCGCCTTCCCGGCGCCGTCCTGTGTGCTCAAGCCGGCCAATCGCCAGGCGAGTCTCGGTGTGCAGCTGCTTGGACCCGGCGACGACCGGGCTGAGGCGTGGCGACACACGGTCGGCGTGGAGGAGCCGCTCATGCGTGCCCCCGGCGGACCGCCGCCGCGCTATCTGGTGGAGGAACGACTACACGGTCCCGAAGTGAGCGCCGAAGCGCTGGTGCAGGAGACGGCGCTCGTCTTCCTGAACATCACCGCCAAGACGGTGCTGCCCGGCCGCTATCCGGTGGAGCTCGGTCACCTGGTGCCGGCGCCGGTCGACGAGCGGATCGAGAAGTGGATCTGCGCGGCGATGCGCGACCTGATCGCCGCCACCGGCTTCGTCAGCGGAGCTCTGCACGCGGAATGGATTCTGGTCGACGACCAGCCGCACCTGGTGGAGTGTGCCGGCCGACTGCCCGGCGACGAGATCGTGCCGCTGATCGACCTGGCCTACGGTGGCAACCTGGTGGCCGACCTGGTCGCTGTCCTGTCCGGCCGAACGCCGGTCCGCCCGGATCGGGCCGAACGCGGGGCAGCGGTGCGGTTCCTGACCGCCGAGCCCGGCCTGGTCACCACCGTGCAGGGCGCGGAGGCGGCACGGGCTGTGCCGGGGGTGGTGGACCTTCGGCTGACCACCGCGCCCGGTGACCAGGTCGGTGCGCTGGAATCCTCCTGGGACCGGCTGGGCCGGGTGCTGGCGACCGGGTCGGATGCGGACGGTGCCGCCCACGCCGCCGCGGCCGCCACCGAGAAGCTGACGATCCGTACGACCACGACCCGGGTCCGCGTACTGACCGATCCACGGTCCACGGTTCGGTCGTGGGCGCGTCGACCCGCCGACCCGCGCGACGACTGGCGCTGGGCCGCCGGGGTCAGCGACGACGTCGCCTTCCTCGTCCCGGACGGCGGTCCCGCACTCTGGCTGCGCGGCCCGGACGGAGTCAGCGCCCGGATGGATCCGGTGGCGGTCGCCGGCGGTGCGCCCGCCGGTCGGCAACCGCCAGCGCAGCTCGTGGGCGCGGCCCGCGACGCGCATCCGCGGTTCCTCGTCAGCTCCGCCACGGGCTACGGCTCCCCGCTGACCAGCGCGTCGGCCACCGCTACCGACCTGGACACGCTGGTCGCCGCGCTGCTGCGGGAAGCGAAGCAGAACGACGCCACCCCGGCCGTGCTGCACTGCCCGGCCGGGGACCCGCTGCTCCCGGCGCTGGTCGCGGCCGGCTTCACCCTCGGTGTGACCGACCTCTATCCCACCATCGAGCTGCCGGGCAACGGGCCGGCGGACTACCTGGAAGCGCTGCCGAAGGGACACCGGGACAACGCGCGACGGGAGATCCGGCTGCGCGGCGGCGGCCCGGCTCACGTGTACCTCGGCGAGCAGGCCCGACCACACCTGGCCACGGCGGCCGCGCTCAGCGCCAGCGCCTACCGGCAGCGGGGTGAGCACAGCGACGACACCCGGGCGATCCCGATCTACGGCCGGCTGCTGGACCGCTGGGGCGACGACTTCGTGCTGACTCTGGTGGAGGACGAGGCCGGGCCGGTCGCCTCCGCGGTGCTCGTCGTCGGCGCCACCGAACTGCTGCTGTACAGCGCCGGCCTGCACCTGCCCCGGGCCAGGGCAGTGGCCGGCTACTTCAACGCCGCGTACTACCTGCCGGTCGAACTCGCTTACCAGCGCCGCCTGCGCCGTATCCGGTTGGGTCCGACCGGCTGGGACACCAAGCGCCTGCGCGGGGCCCGCTTCACCCCGATGTACTCGGCGGTGCCGACGAAGGCGGGCGCGTTGGTCGATCTGCTCGCCGCCACGGACCAGTGGACCCGCGCCGAGCTGCAGCGTCTTGATGGGTGA